From a region of the Salvelinus alpinus chromosome 2, SLU_Salpinus.1, whole genome shotgun sequence genome:
- the LOC139547150 gene encoding zinc finger protein OZF-like produces MSSLSYSPTSKEEEVCWSEKEALGLNIILKEEEEDIRVKGEEGEEEDAEFGVKKEKEEVVTVKEEEDFKIIKEEEEAITLKEEDVIVKEELETFRVEEEEEDISIKEEDALGVEKEEIETEDLIDTRERPDSHSDSGKSSSVAPDSETPKPARQHHCSHCGKSFWWLGHLRHHKRTHTGEKPYQCSQCGKRFTMLGNLKQHERTHTAERPFKCSKCGKSFTWLRYLNKHEEIHLVGRKTCQCSQCGKRFTTLGYLKTHKRIHSGEKPYQCSQCGMTYNQLGNLKSHERIHTGEKPFQCSQCGKRFTGSKNLKLHVRIHRDKHTNTQEGKEEEKTYHCSHCGKTFSRSEDLKSHERIERLCSDLCF; encoded by the exons ATGAGCTCACTAAGCTACTCCCCCACTTCTAaagaagaggaggtctgctggtcggagaaagaagctctgggacTGAACATCATCTtaaaagaagaagaggaggatatTAGAGTGAAAGGAGAGGAAGGTGAAGAAGAAGATGCAGAGTTTGGagtgaagaaggagaaggaggaagttgtcacagtgaaagaagaggaagatttCAAAATAataaaggaggaagaggaggctattACATTGAAAGAAGAAGATGTTATAGTGAAAGAAGAGCTAGAAACTTTTAGagtggaagaggaagaggaggatatcTCAATAAAAGAGGAAGATGCCTTGGGAGTGGAGAAGGAGGAGATTGAGACTGAAGATCTGATTGACACAA gagagagaccagaTTCTCACTCTGACAGCGGGAAGAGTTCTTCAGTGGCACCAGACTCAGAGACGCCCAAACCAGCAAGACAACATcactgctcccactgtggaaagagtttttggTGGTTAGGGCACCTTAGACACCATAAGAGAacgcacacaggggagaagccctaccaatgctcccagtgtggaaagagatttaccatgttagggaacctgaaacagcatgagaggacacacactgcAGAAAGGCCTTTCAAATGTTCcaagtgtggaaagagttttacatgGTTACGGTACCTGAATAAGCATGAAGAAATACACCTAGTAGGGAGGAAGACCTGCCAATGCTCTCAGTGTGGAAAGAGATTTACTACGTTAGGGTACCTGAAAACACACAAGAGAATACACTccggagagaagccttaccaatGCTCCCAATGTGGAATGACTTATAACCAGTTAGGGAACCTGAAgtcacatgagagaatacacactggAGAAAAGCCCTTCCagtgctcccagtgtggaaagagatttACTGGTTCAAAGAACCTGAAATTGCACGTGAGAATACATAGAGataaacatacaaatacacaggaggggaaggaggaggagaagacataccactgctctcattgCGGAAAGACATTTTCCCGGTCAGAGGACCTGAAATCacatgagagaatagagaggctgTGTTCCGACTTGTGTTTTTGA